One Rosa chinensis cultivar Old Blush chromosome 3, RchiOBHm-V2, whole genome shotgun sequence DNA window includes the following coding sequences:
- the LOC112194912 gene encoding auxin-responsive protein SAUR72: protein MDIVKGRWTKNPIIKAWKRCSTLPKQSSTKGSTAAASLTRSKSWSSSTTSSTGTCKQKKNKAKACQVAPAGCFTVYVGPEKQRFVVRMEFLNHPLFRMLLEDAALEYGYKSDGPILLPCHVDLFCNVMAEMESSDIDEDRISASRNCSPINFSLARRRNCASNRGCGGAYRVLTPTSSSSMVVT, encoded by the coding sequence ATGGATATCGTGAAGGGAAGGTGGACGAAGAATCCGATCATCAAGGCGTGGAAGCGATGCAGTACTTTACCTAAACAAAGCAGCACGAAAGGCTCTACAGCAGCTGCTTCATTGACAAGAAGCAAATCATGGAGCTCCAGTACTACTAGTAGTACTGGCACTTGCaagcagaagaagaacaagGCCAAGGCATGCCAAGTCGCTCCGGCTGGGTGTTTCACAGTCTACGTTGGACCCGAAAAGCAGCGATTTGTGGTGAGGATGGAGTTTCTTAATCATCCATTGTTCAGGATGCTGTTGGAGGATGCAGCATTGGAGTATGGGTACAAAAGTGACGGTCCGATATTGCTTCCTTGCCATGTGGATCTGTTCTGCAATGTTATGGCAGAGATGGAGAGCAGTGATATCGATGAGGATAGGATCAGTGCTTCCCGTAATTGTTCTCCGATAAACTTCAGTCTGGCTCGTCGTAGAAATTGTGCCAGCAACAGAGGCTGCGGTGGTGCTTATAGGGTACTTACTCCAACATCGTCATCATCAATGGTGGTTACCTAG
- the LOC112192583 gene encoding KRR1 small subunit processome component homolog, protein MAVIDSIPHSTPGPLLSSSASCSSTSDLENGIQEVIYFVKSFPIIIEANVYRDWPIVKSALGEHNINCHLDMVNSRMTFSTTRTKEPEIARKARHLLQLLSRNVPASSALNIIKVPNCECEIIFTGLSKVNNSYLKELEGQTSCQIFSRDGYVRDGVVFDGFVIAIGPLEGLTIVRKAVECCSKMHPAYNGHHDAGD, encoded by the coding sequence ATGGCGGTCATCGACTCTATCCCACATTCAACCCCAGGCCCTCTCCTATCATCGTCTGCTTCTTGTTCTTCGACGTCAGATCTCGAAAATGGAATTCAGGAAGTCATCTATTTCGTTAAGAGCTTTCCCATAATAATAGAAGCAAATGTGTATAGAGATTGGCCGATTGTGAAATCTGCTCTGGGGGAGCATAATATTAATTGCCATTTGGATATGGTTAACAGTCGCATGACATTCTCAACAACAAGAACCAAGGAACCAGAAATTGCGCGCAAGGCGAGGCATCTTCTCCAACTTTTGTCACGGAATGTTCCGGCATCTTCGGCACTAAACATAATAAAAGTGCCCAATTGCGAATGCGAAATCATCTTCACTGGTCTTAGTAAAGTCAACAATAGTTATTTAAAGGAACTGGAAGGGCAGACGTCATGCCAAATTTTTTCTCGTGATGGGTATGTTCGCGATGGGGTTGTTTTCGATGGCTTTGTTATTGCCATTGGTCCTTTGGAGGGACTAACAATAGTCAGAAAGGCTGTGGAGTGTTGCAGTAAAATGCATCCTGCATACAATGGTCACCACGATGCTGGCGACTAA
- the LOC112192582 gene encoding KRR1 small subunit processome component homolog, translating into MAVIDPIPQSTPGPLLSSSASCSSTSDLEDGIQEVIYFVKSFPIIIEANVYRDWPIVKSVLGEHNINCHLDMFNSRMTFSTTRTKEPEIARKARHLLQLLSRNVPASSALNIIKVPNCECEIIFTGLSKVNNSYLKELEGQTSCQIFSRDGYVRDGVVFDGFVIAIGPLEGLTIVRKAVECCSKMHPAYNTVTTMLATKKLNDLRL; encoded by the coding sequence ATGGCGGTCATCGACCCTATCCCACAATCAACCCCAGGCCCTCTCCTATCATCGTCTGCTTCTTGTTCTTCGACGTCAGATCTCGAAGATGGAATTCAGGAAGTCATCTATTTCGTTAAGAGCTTTCCTATAATAATAGAAGCAAATGTGTATAGAGATTGGCCGATTGTGAAATCTGTTTTGGGGGAGCATAATATTAATTGCCATTTGGATATGTTTAACAGTCGCATGACATTCTCAACAACCAGAACCAAGGAACCAGAAATTGCGCGCAAGGCGAGGCATCTTCTCCAACTTTTGTCACGGAATGTTCCGGCATCTTCGGCACTAAACATAATAAAAGTGCCCAATTGCGAATGCGAAATCATCTTCACTGGTCTTAGTAAAGTCAACAATAGTTATTTAAAGGAACTGGAAGGGCAGACGTCATGCCAAATTTTTTCTCGTGATGGGTATGTTCGCGATGGGGTTGTTTTCGATGGCTTTGTTATTGCCATTGGTCCTTTGGAGGGACTAACAATAGTCAGAAAGGCTGTGGAATGTTGCAGTAAAATGCATCCTGCATACAATACGGTCACCACGATGCTGGCGACTAAGAAGCTCAACGATTTGCGTCTATGA